The Manduca sexta isolate Smith_Timp_Sample1 unplaced genomic scaffold, JHU_Msex_v1.0 HiC_scaffold_955, whole genome shotgun sequence genome contains the following window.
TGTTAAATTAACGTCGTCATCAAGAAAATAATGATACCTGTACCATCAAAGTGCTCGTTTCGACGATAGATATTCAACGCGTAACTGCTTTAATTTAGTAACATGCTTTAATATTCTCAGATGCTATCAATGAAGAGGAATTAGTCAAGTTCAACGAGATAGACGAACAAACCAACGAGATCACCAAAGACTATCTCCACCATGCTAACCTGGTGCGAGAGAAACACAGGGACCTCAGAGACGGATATGATAAGTTGCAAAGAATTACGGCTAAAGGTAATTtggtacataaaattataatttatgaacaaaattatgttaatcaTCTATGTCACACCTTAGAATTTATTGTGTGATTATACAAACAGCTCCTGTGCTTGGCTACCTTATACAATGAAGTGTTAGGATTTTTATTAACCATGCTgataaattgtgtttattgattttatatatctGTCTAATTtcttccaaaaaataattatgtttgctctacaaagcaaaaattataatataagaaaacattatgttttcttatattatatttttcttatacctATACAGTATAAGTAATATTCAGCCCAATGCTCATGTGAAACTTAGTAAAGTCAATTCGCTTTGGGGTTGGGGTTTGAATTAGCAGTACCATTTTGGCTACACCGACTttccataatatattgtttcataaCTCATCAATATAAGTGTTGTTCTCAGGGCCTAATAATAGAGAATTCATAGAGCCAAAGGTGCAAGGTCTATGGCGCATGGCGGTGCAAGCCAACTTTACAGTCGACGAGCTCGCTTTCCCTGAAGGTATGCGAAAACTTTGTTTTTTCTGCGTGaacattattttcaaagttGCAATTTTACCACTAggataataacatattatctttagtttttataatattaaaaattcagtcACTTCTAACTTTCGTCAAACTTCCACTATTTTTCAGCGTGCAAAGATATTCTATTGTTCAAgccttattattaaattaaaaagtcttCAACATCATTGAACTTGTTTGTGCAAAAttcgtataaaaattaaaaatattctgtaaatattttttataaacattagaaTGGTAATTCCCCAGGTGGAGCTCCAACACTACGAGTCGCGGTTGCTGAAGCTGCGTCATTTGCAAGTCGATCACGTAAGCAACCTTGAGAAACATCGTAGCAaggttatttgttattttattttcccatttattatttttatttctatttgctTTGTCACATTTattcttgtttaatatttttgcaggttattaatttttgtttgaatatacttacTGTACTGTCAGTGTGTTAAATGAGTAACTACtctgtatttattatatcgtTGGAATCCATCTTCAGGTGGCAGGCGCTGGCGAGAAGATGAATCACTTCGAAGACCAGGAGCAGTTGATCAAGAAACATTCCAGGAAGGTGGAGAAGATGCATGCAGACATCGAGACCCGTATACTGGGGCGGCACACTGAGTTGTGATAgccaactgatattatttagtgtattttattattacatgtaaATGTGTATGTTGATGTCCATAATAACTggtataagaaataatataaattgctgAATTAATACAGTAATTTCCATAATTGGtcctgtttttaaattttataatgcaaTATCATGATTTTGACATTTAGGTATTATTCCCCGTGTTTATTGATtacctatttaaatatgttttttacattCTAAATAATAAGGACAATAATTATGAATGTGGGCACTGTGGCGTTGTGAATCTCTTATGTgaaacattacaaataaatattatggttaCTTTTGAAGTGTCTATTATTTCTTCTTAATTCAAAGATCCTATTTTAGTTGAGTTGATCATTGATCCTGAACTACGAAATTTAAGCAATGGTGCTTAAcatcttaatttataatattaattctggTTCCTATTATATTTCTCCTAATTTTATACATGCACACATATTGAGGGCTTTTATCCcagaagaggtaggcagagatccATTCTGAGAAAAATAACCCAAAATCACTAGAAGTTGTAACATATCCAATACAACGAAGCCACTGATGAGGTCATTTCTCTAGCTTTTGACTCAGAAAAACCTTATCAGTCAACAGATTGAACAATTTTAACGCCATTTATACAGCATTATAAACTCGTAATGACTGTGATATTATAGTCTGCAGAGGGGGTCGAAGTCTCACACACAACCTGTTGTAAAACAAATGCATGTGTTGTCGAAGACGATTGAAATTTGTAATGCATTGATCCCACAGAGTGTGGCAGGGTAGACCTTTGCAAATGTAGTATAGCTCAGTTAATTAAAGCTAACAAAATTTTGCGTCTTACAAAATGGGAAGGAACAACACtatccaatataaaatttaaatagagtAGAATTGTGATTAtgtggtatatttatttatatttatgtaggaAAGTGCTCAACAATTGGTGCAAGAAAAGTTACTCAATTCGATAAAAAATTTGAGATACGCGGTGTTAGCTAAGTGAGGATGAGTGTCTATATTATCCTTGGAGTAAGTGCAAAGCACGAGTGTGGTAAACATAGGTTGTTTGTGTAGTGTTAGTTGGTCCTAATCAAGAACACACTCAGTATAGTTTGACAACGGTTTATTTACCTAGAACTTACCGCACATCCTGTTTTAATCATATTCGAGACAATGTAAGTcctcaataataatttacttataaatatacacattacccaaataaacctataaaaaaatgaatttcacTTGAAAAAACAGGtggtattattaaaaacaccagTGGTTACAGTGCATCAATATATGACATTTAATCTTCATGTACaagcaaatttattattaatacacgTTTAATATTCCTTCTCGGTCAGCGAGAGCATCAATCACCGAAATTAATATCGTATTATGCCATAATATAGAGTGTAAAATGTGTATAACAAGAGTTCGGCGGGGCGTAAGGCAACGCAAAACACTCAGCGGCACTTCGGAATCACATTCCAAGCTACCTACTATTACACGGTCGCGGCCGTGTCTACGGCGCGACGCCACTATAACGTAActataatttgtctaaacgcgacGAGTCCGACGGCACGACTGCTCGTCGGCCCATGCTCGCGTTCAGCGCTAGTACAGTGTGAGTAGTACTCGGCTCGAGAGGACATTTCTCTAGTATGTATATAGATaatctgtataatataattctttctCACTAATATCTACACCGCTTCAGGGTTACGATCGTGTTCGAGCCAAGAGGGCCGCTCTCCTCCTAAGGCAGTAGTTGTCTTCGCCGGTGGGACTCTTAGTGAGTCCATTTGCTCCAAGACTGCAAAATGCAAATACATTATGCATATTTGATAttcaaaagttgtaaaaaatattacactttaATTTAACACGgataaatgaatacaatttttaaaactacttCAGCATCGTGGACTTTTCTCGCATTACTTCAAGGATACACACAGCTAGAAGTGTGGTAGTATTGGAACAGAATAATAAAATCGTTCTACTAGCATAGAAATTAGTAACTCAATCAATGCGGGAACATagtttatatgaaattatatttgagtgtgtgtgttgtgtAGTGACCTGCTTGTCGGGTGCGTGGTGCTGCGCCTGGTCCCAGTGGAGGTGttcgggcgcgggcgcggcagCGGGCACAGGCGGGAAGGTAGTGCATGGGCAGTGCGTGCATCAGCGACAGCGCCGCCGCCGTGGCGCCCGTGCCAGAACCGCCCACGCCTCCTACGCCGCCATAGGCGCCGTCCAGCCCGTGACCCACGCCCACGTGACCGCTCACGCCAACCGAGCCGACACCGCCCATGCCGCTCACACCCTGCTGGTATAaacttttcattataatatcgatttatttaatgttaaaacgGTTAAGGCATATTCTGTAAAGATTTTTAGTGCAAATAGTCATCCCTGTACATACCTGGTATCTATCATGGTCGGAGAGGTGTGGATGGTGCTGCAAATGCGGATGCGTCCAGTCGTCGTTGGCGGTGAGTTTCCAGGCGCGTTCGGTGCCGATGGGCCGCGGCTTGCGTTCCTCCTCCTCGCCCCAGCCGCCGCCTCCACCACCGGCGCCGCTGCCCACGCTGGCGCCGCTTCCTACGGCGGAGCTCACACCCACGCCCACGCCGCGATCAAGCAGAGActgcaaataattatttcaaaaatttacaataaaatctttGGAGACTACATCATTCAGGCGATAATGTCTATTATACGTGACATTCTAAAAAGAGATGAATGAGTGCTAATCTCTGCTCCTGCTAACCTTTAAATGCGTATTGTGTCAATATCATTTATTGTATTGGAATTAGTTAATCGTCAGTTTTCAATCCATCAGGATAATTAGAAACATCCAAGTATaccataacaatatttttatggaatacaagaattatctatactattatataaagctgaagagtttgtttgtttgtttgtttgaacgcgctaatctcaggaactaccggtccaaactgaaaaattctttttgcgttggatagtacttgGTTCGTGGAGTGcaataggctatatatcatcacgctatacccaatcggagcggagcagtaatggctaatctcaggaactaccaattcgaactgaaaaaatctttttgtgttgaatagtcctttatttgtggagtgctcaaagttatatatcatcacgctatgaccaataggagcggagcggtaatggctaatctcaggaactaacggtttcaactgaagatttcgttttgtgttggatagccctttatttgtggatcgctataggctatatatcatcacgctatattcaataggagcggagcagtaatggctaatctcaggaactacagattcgaactgaaaaaatctttttgggttgaatagtcctttgtttgtggaccgctataagctatatatcatcacgctatgaccaataggagcggagcagtaatgaaacatgttgcaaaaacggggaaaattataagttttgagagcttccgttgcctgcgctgcgtaaacggttaaaattatgcaacaatgatgtataacgggattgttccactttaaaagttctaaaaatatattataaaacaaagtccccgctgcatctgtctgtctgaacgtgttaaactcaaaactacccaacatattaagatgaaatttggtatggagacagtttgagaccctgggaagaacataggctctggggaaactactacttttataacggaaaactttagcctgaaaaacttt
Protein-coding sequences here:
- the LOC119193722 gene encoding transcription factor Maf-like; the encoded protein is MSLTPHASHASHASHASHAPHTQHAPHGTHARTSHNIMVSMASGVSMSPASLGLGYVGVEPVSRLNPRAPDFAQRHPLMQHKHNAQLFAGSSNAGNLSALLMSSYQQQPMNQSPKPMQHTPQQHHAYQSLLDRGVGVGVSSAVGSGASVGSGAGGGGGGWGEEEERKPRPIGTERAWKLTANDDWTHPHLQHHPHLSDHDRYQGVSGMGGVGSVGVSGHVGVGHGLDGAYGGVGGVGGSGTGATAAALSLMHALPMHYLPACARCRARARTPPLGPGAAPRTRQAVLEQMDSLRVPPAKTTTALGGERPSWLEHDRNPEAV